The DNA sequence CCGTCGATGGCCAGGCTCATCCCGAAGGTCAGCAGCGGTGCCGCCACCAGGACCAGCCGCTTGGACTGGGTGGTCATCCAGCCGCGGTGCTGCGCGGCGTTGGCCGCGATGGCGAGGCCCGCGCCGATCACCAGACCGATCACGATGGCCTTGGCGGCCTGGGGCACCGCCGCCTCGAGAGCCTGCAGCGGGGTGTCGGCGCGGGTGTCCTCGTCGGCGAGCACCAGCGCGAAGATGAACACCGGCGACACGATGCCGTCGTTGTAGCCGGCCTCCACGTTGAGCACGTTGCGCACGCGTTCGGGCACCCGCCGGTCCCGCAGGATCGACGACACCGGCGCGAAGTCGATCGGCACGACGATGCAGGCGATCACCAGCAGCACCGCCCAGGACGAGCCGGGCAGCAGCCACAGGCCGAGAATCAGCGCGGTGACGATGCCCAGCGGCATCGCGATGAACAGGATCCGCAGCGCGGCCTTCGGTTCGTGGCCGAGCAGTCCGCCCCGGACGTCGGTGGCGTCGACGAACAGCAGGATGGCCAGGATGATCTCGGCGACGTGTTCGGCGATCTCGGTGTTGAGGGTGTCCGCCACCCGATCGGAGGTCGCGAGGCCGATCAGCACTCCGGCCAGCACGATCACCATCGGCGCGGTCAGCCGCCACCGCTCCAGGCGGCCGGCCACCACCGCCCACCCGGCCAGCACGGCCGACACCGCGATGAGAGACAGCAACACGGCGGCGATCTTTCCAGGAGGACAGGGTTCGCGCCCTGACACCTGACAAGGCCCCCTGCCGGTCGACTCCGCTCCCCCTCGGAGTCGGTGGCAGGAGGCCTCGTGTCTCGGGCGGGGTGGCTAGGCCGCCTCGTCGTTGTCGGCGCCGTTGTCCTGAGCGCCGTCGGTGTTGTCGTTCTGCGAATTCTGCGGCGCCTCGTCGCGCTTCACCGTGGGCTTCTTCGGCGTGAAGACCTTGGTGAGCGTCTTCTGTGTACCGACGACGGCGTCGTTGATCCGCTTGCCCGCTTCGTTGATCGAGTCCTCGACCCGTTCGCCGGCCTCGCGCAGGGCCTTGCCGAACTGACCGCCGCGCAGTTGCGGACCGGCAGTGCCGGCGGTGTCGTTGCCGTCTTCTGCAACGACGACCGGCTCGGAGTCGTCGACCGGCTGATCGGCAGCGCCGTCGGCGGTGTCGTCCTGGGGTGCCGCCGGAGC is a window from the Mycolicibacterium litorale genome containing:
- a CDS encoding cation:proton antiporter, with amino-acid sequence MLLSLIAVSAVLAGWAVVAGRLERWRLTAPMVIVLAGVLIGLATSDRVADTLNTEIAEHVAEIILAILLFVDATDVRGGLLGHEPKAALRILFIAMPLGIVTALILGLWLLPGSSWAVLLVIACIVVPIDFAPVSSILRDRRVPERVRNVLNVEAGYNDGIVSPVFIFALVLADEDTRADTPLQALEAAVPQAAKAIVIGLVIGAGLAIAANAAQHRGWMTTQSKRLVLVAAPLLTFGMSLAIDGNGFVSAFVCGIVFKYLRQSDDIRRDLELVDDVGFLLTVGMWFAFGATAVAILENGVPVGTVVFCLLALTLVRVGPVALGMVGTRFSRPERLLVGGLGPRGTTSIVFGLLAFNVLDGRDETTVGLVVVVCVLGSVILHGVGAPAAAHTYAARQGSSREGEPTRAGK